In Shouchella patagoniensis, the following are encoded in one genomic region:
- the prli42 gene encoding stressosome-associated protein Prli42, with amino-acid sequence MPRKFQRVIVYIMIATLVLGGVLGGAAGLGMF; translated from the coding sequence ATGCCACGTAAGTTTCAACGTGTCATTGTGTATATTATGATCGCAACACTCGTCCTTGGAGGCGTCCTTGGAGGGGCAGCAGGGCTCGGTATGTTCTAA
- a CDS encoding divergent polysaccharide deacetylase family protein, translating to MCHIPFKKIGLLLLSLLILPASICAAAENQAAIIIDDFGGDVKGVTSFLEGEIPITVAIMPFLEEATEQAKLAHENGLEVMIHLPLEPKKGKASWLGPKGITTNLSKEEINKRLQEAYDAVPYAKGLNNHMGSKAMEDQRIVELIVQFAKEKRLYLVDSGTTPKSLMPDLAKHYNVPCFKRTLFLDDSLSSKEHVSKQLHTFVNSVDHYEQPIAIGHVGIKGHETLSAIKSALPLFIEKKIELVFPSNWASPEIDNNLNKLSRGAK from the coding sequence ATGTGTCATATCCCTTTTAAGAAGATAGGTCTTCTCCTGTTATCCCTACTTATACTTCCCGCAAGCATTTGCGCTGCTGCAGAAAATCAAGCAGCCATTATCATTGACGATTTTGGTGGTGATGTAAAAGGCGTCACATCTTTTTTAGAAGGGGAGATTCCTATTACAGTTGCCATCATGCCATTTTTAGAGGAGGCGACTGAACAGGCGAAACTTGCCCATGAAAATGGACTTGAAGTCATGATTCATCTACCACTAGAGCCTAAAAAAGGAAAAGCTTCATGGCTTGGACCAAAAGGCATTACAACCAACCTTTCAAAAGAAGAAATAAACAAGCGCCTTCAAGAGGCTTATGATGCCGTTCCTTACGCAAAAGGTTTAAACAACCATATGGGGTCTAAAGCGATGGAAGATCAGCGTATCGTGGAGCTCATAGTCCAATTTGCAAAAGAGAAACGTTTATACCTTGTTGATAGTGGTACAACTCCTAAATCACTCATGCCTGATCTTGCTAAACACTATAATGTTCCTTGTTTTAAACGAACACTGTTTTTAGATGATTCTTTATCAAGTAAAGAACATGTTAGTAAACAGCTTCATACATTTGTCAATTCGGTTGATCACTATGAACAACCAATTGCGATTGGTCATGTAGGCATTAAAGGACACGAAACTCTTTCCGCAATCAAATCTGCACTCCCTTTATTTATTGAAAAAAAGATCGAGTTGGTCTTTCCTTCTAACTGGGCATCACCTGAAATTGATAACAACTTAAATAAATTATCTAGAGGAGCGAAATAA
- a CDS encoding VOC family protein, whose product MQFLRLDHIAYVVDEFECSLPIFEKALQVPASSVETVPGQRVDVVFLKSDPFLIEIVRPHVGNRPLQRFLKKRRSPCLHHVAFSVSDLITTIRYLEKENYKFIQTTPQTGSSGREICFLEPSCTNGVLIELCKLPDVKLIRNSAMINVIE is encoded by the coding sequence ATGCAATTTCTTCGGCTTGACCATATTGCATACGTAGTAGACGAGTTTGAATGCAGCTTACCTATATTTGAAAAAGCGTTACAGGTACCAGCATCATCAGTAGAAACTGTTCCGGGCCAGAGGGTTGATGTTGTTTTTTTAAAATCAGATCCTTTTTTAATAGAGATTGTAAGACCTCATGTGGGGAATCGCCCACTACAACGGTTTCTTAAAAAGAGACGGTCTCCTTGCTTGCACCATGTTGCATTTTCTGTCAGTGATTTAATCACGACAATTCGTTATTTAGAAAAAGAGAACTATAAATTTATTCAGACAACTCCGCAAACAGGGAGTTCTGGCAGAGAGATTTGTTTTCTAGAGCCATCGTGTACGAATGGAGTATTAATTGAATTATGTAAGCTGCCAGACGTGAAATTAATTCGTAATTCAGCTATGATAAATGTGATTGAATAA
- a CDS encoding ion transporter: MFRNKLAQIVNHKAFQATVITLILINAILVGVETYQNIYESNKAFFFYADQILLWLFTIEIAMRLFATSLPSFFKKGWNWFDITIVLTGHLFTGGHFVTVLRVLRVLRVLRAISVIPSLRKLVDALVMTIPSLANILVLMSIFLYIFAVIGTMLFNEVSPEYFGNLQRTILTLFQIVTLDSWSSDIMRPLMAYNEWIWIYFVSFVLIGTFIIFNLFIGVIVNNVEKTNDNEEDLNDSKPVTKRELAKVEAQLDEIKRLLNNQEKTPY, translated from the coding sequence TTGTTTAGAAATAAATTAGCTCAAATTGTAAATCATAAAGCTTTTCAAGCTACTGTTATTACATTAATACTTATTAATGCCATTTTGGTTGGTGTCGAGACTTATCAAAATATCTATGAATCCAATAAGGCCTTTTTCTTCTATGCGGATCAAATTCTGCTTTGGCTATTTACTATAGAGATAGCGATGCGATTATTCGCTACATCACTCCCTTCTTTCTTCAAAAAAGGTTGGAACTGGTTTGACATAACCATTGTTCTTACAGGGCACCTGTTTACAGGTGGTCATTTTGTGACTGTATTACGTGTTTTACGTGTTTTACGTGTTTTACGAGCTATATCTGTTATCCCATCACTTCGAAAGCTTGTTGATGCTCTCGTTATGACGATTCCTTCGCTGGCAAACATACTTGTACTCATGAGCATCTTTTTATATATTTTCGCCGTTATTGGCACAATGCTATTTAATGAGGTATCCCCTGAGTACTTCGGAAATTTGCAGCGAACCATCTTAACGTTATTTCAGATCGTAACGCTAGATTCTTGGTCGAGTGACATTATGAGACCATTGATGGCCTACAACGAATGGATTTGGATTTATTTCGTTTCATTTGTATTAATTGGTACTTTTATTATTTTTAATTTATTCATTGGTGTTATTGTAAATAATGTAGAGAAAACAAATGATAACGAAGAAGATCTTAATGATAGCAAACCAGTTACAAAGCGAGAACTTGCTAAAGTTGAAGCACAGTTGGATGAGATTAAACGATTGTTGAACAATCAAGAAAAAACACCTTACTAA
- a CDS encoding aspartate kinase, with amino-acid sequence MKVAKFGGSSVANADQIKKVAAIIQADKERKIIVVSAPGKRHETDEKTTDLLIELAETAIAKQDTSSALNNVIERYLQIAKDLDLEANVMIEIEADLRARLDETYESKGRFLDTLKASGEDNNAKLIAAYLNQVGIKATYINPKDAGLLVSDEPGNAQVLQEAYDNLYQLRDLDGIAVFPGFFGFSETGNLVTFPRGGSDITGAILAAGVKADLYENFTDVDSVYAANPFIVKDPVEIKRMTYREMRELSYAGFSVFHDEALIPAFRNSIPVCVKNTNNPKSSGTLILAEREYSLNPVIGIAADEGFATIYVRKYLMNREVGFGRRLLEILEDANISYEHIPSGIDDTSVIIRESQLSSNVEAAIVSRIKTELDVDDVHVERGFSMVMLVGEGMHNTVGVTARAATALSKQAVNIEMINQGSSEVSLVFGIQQQDTKRAVRVLYEEFFGPQVIF; translated from the coding sequence ATGAAAGTAGCAAAATTTGGAGGGTCGTCTGTTGCGAACGCAGATCAAATAAAGAAGGTAGCAGCGATTATCCAAGCAGATAAAGAGCGTAAGATAATTGTCGTTTCGGCACCAGGGAAGCGTCATGAAACGGACGAGAAAACGACTGATTTATTAATTGAGTTAGCTGAAACTGCTATAGCAAAACAAGATACATCAAGTGCTCTAAACAACGTTATTGAGCGGTATCTGCAAATCGCAAAGGATCTTGATTTAGAAGCAAATGTAATGATCGAAATTGAAGCTGACTTACGTGCTAGACTTGACGAGACATATGAAAGCAAAGGCCGCTTTTTAGATACATTAAAAGCAAGTGGTGAAGATAATAATGCAAAGTTAATTGCGGCTTATTTAAACCAAGTGGGCATCAAAGCAACGTACATAAATCCTAAAGATGCTGGCTTATTAGTTAGTGACGAACCAGGTAATGCGCAAGTACTTCAAGAAGCGTATGACAATTTGTATCAACTACGAGACCTTGACGGTATTGCGGTTTTTCCAGGCTTTTTTGGCTTTTCAGAAACAGGTAATCTCGTCACATTTCCAAGGGGAGGTTCTGATATAACAGGAGCTATTTTAGCTGCTGGGGTAAAAGCGGACCTCTATGAAAATTTTACAGACGTGGACTCGGTTTATGCTGCGAATCCATTTATTGTAAAAGACCCAGTAGAAATAAAACGCATGACATATCGAGAGATGCGAGAATTGTCGTATGCAGGTTTCTCAGTTTTTCATGATGAAGCGCTAATTCCGGCGTTTCGTAACAGCATTCCTGTTTGTGTGAAAAATACGAATAACCCTAAAAGCAGCGGTACGCTCATTTTAGCGGAACGAGAATATTCATTAAATCCTGTAATTGGGATCGCGGCGGATGAAGGCTTTGCCACTATCTATGTGCGCAAATATTTGATGAACCGTGAAGTTGGCTTTGGTCGTAGGTTATTGGAAATTTTAGAAGATGCCAATATCTCCTATGAACATATTCCATCGGGAATCGATGATACATCAGTTATCATTCGAGAAAGCCAGTTGTCATCGAACGTAGAGGCAGCAATTGTTAGTAGAATTAAAACTGAGTTGGATGTAGATGATGTACATGTGGAACGTGGTTTTTCCATGGTTATGCTCGTAGGTGAAGGAATGCACAATACAGTCGGAGTTACTGCACGTGCGGCAACCGCATTATCTAAACAAGCGGTAAATATTGAAATGATTAACCAAGGCTCGTCAGAGGTCAGTTTAGTATTTGGCATTCAACAACAAGATACGAAACGTGCAGTTCGTGTCCTTTATGAAGAGTTTTTTGGTCCACAAGTTATTTTTTAA
- a CDS encoding MerR family transcriptional regulator yields the protein MSYKDKKVITIGVVSELTGLSERKIRYYEERKLLFPDRSKGGTRKYSFLDVERLVDIANKMEDGMQTFEIRKMEQKAIRKQEVRERMLRGQLNAAFNIRK from the coding sequence GTGTCTTACAAAGATAAGAAAGTGATTACCATAGGCGTTGTTAGTGAACTCACAGGATTATCAGAAAGAAAGATACGCTATTACGAAGAAAGAAAGCTTCTATTTCCCGATCGCTCAAAGGGCGGCACTCGCAAATATTCATTTCTAGATGTAGAACGACTTGTCGACATTGCAAACAAAATGGAAGATGGTATGCAAACATTTGAAATCCGTAAAATGGAACAAAAAGCAATTCGAAAACAAGAAGTGCGAGAACGAATGCTTCGCGGTCAATTAAATGCCGCTTTTAACATCCGCAAATAA
- a CDS encoding L,D-transpeptidase has translation MKWSFFVVFFMLVTAQTVPDELLEMEKTSVIVNVHTNTLALIEANHITEIHPVATGRKGEETPLGHFKIIVKAEEPYYIKKNIIGGSPDNPLGSRWVGFDANGTKGRTFGLHGTNQPDSIGHSVSLGCIRLANPTIEHLYEKLDIGSSVLIVDESNSFEAIGLKSSLLTK, from the coding sequence GTCGTTTTTTGTTGTTTTTTTTATGCTTGTCACTGCTCAAACTGTGCCCGATGAATTATTAGAAATGGAAAAAACGAGCGTAATTGTGAATGTTCACACAAATACACTCGCATTAATTGAGGCCAATCATATAACGGAGATTCATCCTGTTGCAACAGGTAGAAAGGGAGAAGAAACCCCACTTGGACACTTCAAAATAATAGTGAAAGCAGAAGAGCCTTATTATATTAAAAAAAATATAATCGGTGGTTCACCAGATAATCCCTTAGGAAGCCGCTGGGTGGGTTTTGATGCAAATGGAACAAAGGGGAGAACGTTCGGTTTGCATGGGACAAATCAGCCCGACTCAATTGGTCACAGTGTCTCGTTAGGATGCATCAGATTGGCAAATCCAACAATTGAACATTTATATGAGAAACTTGATATTGGTAGTTCAGTCCTTATTGTTGATGAATCCAATTCTTTTGAGGCAATTGGTTTAAAGTCAAGTCTGTTAACAAAATAA
- the cbpB gene encoding cyclic-di-AMP-binding protein CbpB, translating into MNTLKDRLLTDNEISPLIISADKVAHVQMNNPLQHALLVLIKSGYTAIPVLDSSFRLRGMISKSLILDSLLGDEDFELDRLSTLTVSDSMMQDVPCIRPDAPFSKALSLSINHPFLCVVDENQSFSGILTRRSILALISKYLHQPSK; encoded by the coding sequence ATGAATACATTAAAAGATCGGCTCCTTACCGATAATGAAATTTCACCTTTAATTATTTCTGCAGACAAGGTAGCCCATGTCCAAATGAATAACCCATTGCAACATGCGCTCTTAGTATTAATTAAATCAGGCTATACAGCCATTCCTGTACTCGATTCTTCCTTTCGCTTGCGGGGAATGATTAGCAAATCACTTATTTTAGATTCATTGCTAGGCGACGAAGATTTTGAACTTGATCGCTTGTCCACTTTAACTGTGAGTGATTCCATGATGCAAGACGTCCCGTGCATCCGTCCCGATGCCCCTTTTTCCAAAGCCCTATCCTTATCCATTAATCATCCGTTTCTATGCGTTGTTGATGAGAACCAGTCATTTTCCGGGATATTAACTCGCCGATCAATTCTTGCCTTAATTAGTAAATACTTGCATCAGCCAAGCAAATAG
- a CDS encoding S8 family peptidase — MRRSEKWAIAFGVLAIVTMLVIGPNHHNNTYTTTENNYNQKNSQVEATAKDHLMAEDLAKTTSLFLSALSEQLDKWSEHYSNGDLSDDFSEEIREHPYISGMALLTSDQQLEQTIGTLESFKESQFSHTQNGIRYSEPYNRDGKSYLIMGKEMENNEIIIGEVDLSFIEAYLSETAAIADSSGTFFVSGSDPNVQFKTTAELPDGAKTETVPGLDWNIYVQSKAEERDQITYKNQAVAKLAPQANSTTWAKQNHYRIVSENNPYIVVEKDNTGTDHLLEELRRNEDVLFAEPNYAFANQVQTIESKVEPNDEFFKPYQWNLEQIQIEEGWNLANGQDTVIAIIDSGVDPNHIDLQEKLTEGYNAVDDNDDFTDQNGHGTHVAGIAAAVTNNIEGIAGVSWQSKIMPVKALNENGEGSSYSVARGIYWAVDHGADVINMSLGDYNHSDLLYDAITYAHEQGVILVSASGNDNTEQAMYPAAYPEVITVAAVDENKNRAFFSNYGDHIDVSAPGEHIPSTYTDNQYVVLSGTSMASPHVAGLAALLKSTNPELTNDAIGDIILGTADQLGDGDYNAYYGYGEINVRNSLQQIID; from the coding sequence ATGAGAAGATCAGAAAAATGGGCAATTGCATTCGGCGTTTTAGCCATTGTTACAATGCTAGTAATTGGACCGAACCACCATAACAATACTTACACCACAACCGAAAACAACTATAACCAGAAAAATAGCCAAGTTGAAGCTACAGCGAAAGATCATTTGATGGCCGAAGATTTAGCGAAAACAACGTCGTTGTTCCTTTCCGCTTTATCTGAACAACTTGATAAATGGAGCGAGCACTACTCTAATGGTGATTTGTCCGATGATTTTTCAGAAGAAATCCGTGAACATCCTTATATTTCTGGAATGGCCCTTTTAACTTCCGATCAACAACTAGAGCAAACGATTGGAACATTAGAAAGCTTTAAAGAGAGCCAATTTAGTCACACACAAAATGGGATTAGGTATTCTGAACCTTACAATCGAGATGGCAAGAGTTATTTGATAATGGGTAAAGAAATGGAAAACAACGAAATCATTATAGGAGAAGTTGATTTAAGCTTTATAGAGGCATATTTGTCTGAAACAGCAGCAATCGCTGATAGTTCCGGTACGTTTTTTGTTAGCGGATCAGATCCGAATGTCCAATTTAAAACAACTGCAGAACTTCCTGATGGAGCAAAAACAGAAACAGTTCCAGGTCTCGACTGGAATATTTATGTTCAATCAAAAGCAGAGGAACGTGACCAGATAACGTATAAAAATCAAGCTGTTGCAAAATTAGCCCCACAAGCAAACTCAACAACATGGGCTAAACAAAACCATTATCGGATCGTATCGGAAAATAACCCTTATATCGTTGTTGAAAAAGATAATACAGGGACTGATCATCTTCTAGAAGAACTAAGAAGAAATGAGGATGTATTATTTGCTGAACCAAACTATGCATTCGCCAATCAAGTACAAACGATCGAATCAAAAGTCGAACCAAACGATGAATTTTTTAAACCTTATCAATGGAATTTGGAACAAATCCAAATTGAAGAAGGTTGGAATTTAGCTAATGGTCAAGATACAGTCATTGCCATTATTGATTCTGGAGTAGATCCGAACCATATTGATTTACAAGAAAAACTCACAGAAGGTTACAATGCAGTGGACGACAATGATGACTTCACCGACCAAAACGGTCATGGCACACATGTAGCTGGTATTGCTGCAGCGGTTACAAATAATATTGAAGGTATTGCAGGAGTTTCCTGGCAAAGTAAAATTATGCCTGTGAAAGCCTTAAACGAGAATGGCGAAGGCTCTTCTTACTCCGTTGCCAGAGGCATTTATTGGGCTGTTGATCATGGCGCAGATGTAATAAATATGAGTCTTGGCGATTACAATCATTCAGATTTGCTTTATGATGCAATTACGTATGCTCATGAACAAGGAGTGATTTTAGTCAGTGCTTCTGGAAATGACAACACGGAACAAGCCATGTATCCTGCTGCCTATCCAGAAGTCATAACAGTCGCTGCTGTCGATGAAAATAAAAACCGAGCTTTTTTCTCTAATTATGGCGACCATATTGATGTTTCAGCTCCGGGAGAACACATTCCGAGCACGTACACAGATAATCAATATGTTGTTTTGTCTGGTACGTCGATGGCATCGCCACATGTAGCTGGATTAGCCGCTTTATTAAAGTCGACAAATCCAGAGCTAACCAACGATGCAATTGGAGATATTATTCTCGGTACCGCTGATCAATTAGGTGACGGTGACTATAACGCTTATTATGGTTATGGTGAGATTAATGTGCGTAATTCACTTCAACAAATCATAGATTAA
- a CDS encoding YaaR family protein: MIDINRVQKKHAPTTSSFTNAQLPKSSFQRTMAQSMQVGSQQTIVHLIKELTKDGERLAKRRSSADLLAFKRGVQACLQQFVSDGLNVKQASSTASGRLKQYQLVELIEAELAQLAEDVFNQRKTELDLLDRIGELKGLIIQIYI; encoded by the coding sequence ATGATTGACATTAATAGAGTTCAAAAAAAACATGCTCCAACGACTAGTTCTTTTACTAATGCTCAATTACCTAAATCGAGTTTTCAACGTACGATGGCACAATCGATGCAAGTTGGCTCACAGCAAACCATTGTTCATTTAATTAAAGAATTAACAAAGGACGGGGAGAGGTTAGCAAAAAGAAGGTCCTCTGCTGATTTGCTTGCATTTAAACGGGGGGTGCAGGCTTGTTTGCAACAGTTTGTGTCAGATGGGCTAAATGTAAAACAAGCGTCCAGCACTGCGAGCGGTCGCTTAAAGCAGTATCAGCTTGTTGAATTAATTGAAGCAGAACTTGCCCAATTGGCAGAAGACGTCTTTAATCAACGGAAAACTGAGTTAGATTTATTAGATCGTATTGGAGAGTTAAAAGGATTGATTATTCAAATATACATATAA
- a CDS encoding M20/M25/M40 family metallo-hydrolase, whose amino-acid sequence MLLNKRLVEEFIELVQVSSETKYEAEISAVLQKKFKALGLDVKEDHSKEVTGHGAGNLICTLLASKEGFDPIYFTSHMDTVVPGKGIKPVIEDGYIKTDGTTILGADDKAGIAAMLEAIKVIKENKKEHGQVQFIITVGEESGLVGAKALKPELVQAKYGYALDSDGEVGGMITAAPSQAKIKTKVYGKTAHAGVEPEKGISAISVASKAVSKMPLGRIDSETTANIGRFEGGTQTNIVCDYVEITAEARSLVEEKLKKQVEAMKVAFESAAQEMGTSCDVEVSHAYPGYKESNDAEVVQTAQKAIEACGFSPSIEASGGGSDANIIASFGIPTINLSVGYEFIHTTNEQISIEALENTARLVEAIIDEVTNN is encoded by the coding sequence TTGTTGTTGAATAAAAGGCTAGTAGAAGAGTTTATTGAACTTGTACAAGTAAGTTCAGAAACGAAATACGAAGCAGAGATTTCTGCTGTTCTGCAAAAGAAATTTAAGGCATTAGGACTGGATGTTAAGGAAGATCATTCAAAAGAAGTGACGGGTCATGGAGCAGGTAATCTCATTTGCACATTGCTTGCATCTAAAGAAGGGTTTGATCCGATTTATTTTACATCACATATGGATACAGTTGTACCTGGAAAAGGAATTAAACCTGTGATTGAGGATGGATACATAAAAACAGATGGGACAACGATTTTAGGTGCTGATGATAAAGCTGGGATAGCAGCAATGCTTGAAGCAATTAAAGTCATTAAAGAAAATAAAAAAGAGCATGGTCAAGTACAATTTATTATAACTGTAGGAGAAGAATCTGGCTTAGTTGGTGCAAAAGCTTTAAAGCCGGAACTTGTGCAAGCGAAATACGGTTACGCCCTTGATAGCGATGGTGAAGTTGGCGGAATGATTACGGCGGCGCCATCACAAGCAAAGATTAAAACAAAAGTGTATGGAAAAACAGCACATGCAGGTGTGGAGCCGGAAAAAGGGATCTCAGCAATTTCAGTCGCTTCAAAAGCAGTCTCAAAAATGCCTCTTGGACGCATAGATTCAGAAACAACAGCGAACATTGGACGGTTTGAAGGTGGCACTCAAACAAATATTGTATGTGATTATGTGGAAATTACGGCTGAGGCGCGTTCACTTGTAGAAGAAAAGCTCAAAAAACAAGTCGAAGCAATGAAAGTCGCATTTGAATCGGCAGCGCAAGAAATGGGAACAAGCTGTGATGTTGAAGTTTCCCATGCGTATCCAGGATATAAAGAATCCAATGATGCTGAAGTGGTTCAAACTGCCCAAAAAGCGATTGAAGCATGTGGATTTTCACCATCAATCGAGGCAAGTGGTGGTGGAAGTGATGCAAATATTATAGCCAGTTTTGGTATACCAACAATTAATCTATCGGTTGGTTATGAATTTATTCATACAACGAATGAACAAATTTCCATTGAAGCACTTGAAAATACGGCTCGTCTTGTTGAAGCAATAATCGATGAAGTCACAAACAATTAG